Within Oncorhynchus keta strain PuntledgeMale-10-30-2019 chromosome 30, Oket_V2, whole genome shotgun sequence, the genomic segment gttagctagctagatacacGTATTCGGTGGGTTGGCTGTCATACAATAACGTTACAATGCAGCGTCAAAACCTCCACGGTGCCCACGTTTATACGTGCCACAATTGCTTATCAAATACCTTTCTCTACTAGGTAGTTAGTTTCTAATCCTGGTTGCTGAAATACCTATCACCTATACTGTACCGAAGATGTTtttaactaacccaagatagaccacagcctatCGTTTCCAATGTGAACGaatgagtcatagtgggcagaacaagcatgAAGTGGGGCAGAGTCAAGCACGAACtcgcgagatcctattggcgcatTATaccatgtatttgcatatttccgttagggaacgcctgTGAAGTGCACGTGTGCAATAACAAAATTCTCCCTTACACTCCTTAAAAAACGCAATTCTAGGAAACTTTGGCGAGAGTACATTTTACACTAgatccggtgaaatatctgtctcattgttcaaTCTGTGACCCTATTGTCAATACTGAAACGTTCCTCAccctgcctagtggttagagcgttgggccagtaacagaaaggttgcaagaGTTGacaatccccgagttgacaaggtataatataaatctgtcgttcttcccctgaacaaggcagttaacccactgttcctaggcgtcattgtaaattagaatttgttcttaactgactttcctagttaaataaaggtaaaataaaaataataatttgggtCTTGCCAATCATTTTTGGAAGTGCATAATGCGCTTCCTTTTAATATTTGATTATGCTTTATTGAATTCTAATTTAAACAAATCTAAAACATTTTGTAGGCAGAAGACTCATTCCATGCTTCCTTAGAGGGAAAATCACATTCTGAGCTGACAAATCCAAGTGTATTAGTCGCTTACACAGATTTAAACTAGGCTTGATGTTGATATCAGTTAGGCTTTAATGTTAGTTTTGATGTCAGGCCGTATATATTCTGTTGAAAGAACTAGCTATGACAATCATGTAAATCCACAGTGACCAAAAGCAGCCTAAATGGATGACAGTATTTTCATATTTCTGTCCATGCAGGTCAAAATACTTTAGAAGCAGTACTGCTGGGGAACATTACACAATAGAGGTATGGTACATCGATTTTTCTGGAAGATGACATGTTTTATCATTCATCACTTGGTTTGAAGAAAGAAGGTGATGTAACAAGCTAATACTTACAGTGCAGTTCTGTCTCCACAGTTTGAAAACCTTGTTGAGAGTGACGAGGTAAGTGTGAACATGCAGACCATATTTGTTCGATTGAAACAATCCCAAAGGGTGATATTGTCTGAAGATGCACAGAAGACACAATGATTGTTGTCATATTGCACATTATTCTTTGCCCACTTTTGGTTTGAAGTTGTCTTTCTCTAATTTCAGGCAGAGAGCCCACAAAGCTGTCCCAGGTATGTTTTTATACAATTTGTTTCAGGGGACTGGGCAAATGCATTTCAGAAGAATAATGTCACGGTGAGCTTGAGGTAATCTTTGTTTCATTTTGATACCAGGCCTATCAGAGAAGATGAGATCCTCCACCTCAAAGAGCACCGCTATGCTGCAATTTCCAATCAACAGACCTTGATAGACGAGAAGCTGCAAGCAGAGGTAGGCTTACACAAGCAACTAGTTTCTTCTCCGTCTGTGTAAGGGATATAGACCAGAGCCTCTGAAAGGGATGGATACATGCAGATGTAGTTTTTACATAGaaccttgtttttttttgttgttgcttattGATAATTGAAGGTTTTATTCAACGGAATCAATACACTTTCCAAATTATTGTTTATAAGCTTTGCAGTGCCTTTCATGTTGCTAGATAGGCTAAGCGTCAACTTAACTAAGTTCTCATAACAGGCTTATGTTTTAATTTGGTCCGATCTTAATTTTCCATTATTTGCTTTGCAGAATTGTTTTGCAATTTTAGTTTTCTGTTCTCAACTTTGTGTCCTTTATGTTTCATAATTTCTGCTCAGTTATTGGCACAAGAGGAGAAGTTAAGGCTAGAAGAGGAGGCTAGAAATGCTGCCCAGCGTGAGGCTGCCAGGCTGGCACGTGTTCGAAAGATAAAGGAGGTGAGGCGGCCATTATTGAAGTGAGCCTGTCGTCCCTTCACTACCTTTTTACGCCTCACTCAGCTTTTCCTTGGCTCTACCCCTACTTCTCTTGATAACCCCTTCAAGTACTTAATACCACATAAAGTGGTGGTCAATCTAAAGTAATGTAGCCTATGGTATGTATCTCTATATGAATTTGTAAATCATACCCCCAGGCAAGTGTCCTTTTAAAGTCAAACTATCTGAACTGTAAAAAACAGTCTTGGTATTTGGTTTGCCTTTCCCTTTTTTACCTGAATTAACTGAGGCATTTGTCCACACTCCATTTTTTTTATCCTCAAATTATATAACCATTTACTTCCATTCCTTTGTTTGACCATGCTGtgatttttaaattattttttttatttgtcattCTGCAGCTTTCCCCTTGGTTAAAGGACAAGacataaaacaaaaatatatatttttgataaCATGAACAAAGGCTCCAAAAGCACCCAAATATGTCCTTTTGGAAACGGCAAAGCTCTCAGTATACTGTAGTAatgcaggtctttagatgttgtacacattAAATTATTTAATTCCTAACTTAATTGTGTCATATCCGCAACGTTATATTCCATTTTGTTGGACTCGAGTGACACATCTCCTTGTGTGAGGATGCTCTTGCTTTTTCGTTCCCATTGTGGTGATTTAAAAGCCTACGTATATATTCACACACGGAAAAGTATTGCTTGAGGCCAACAAAATGGAATATAACGTTGTGGATAAAGTTCATAGTGATACACTTTCATGTGTACAACACCTAAAGACCTGCAACACTATACTGAGAGCGTGGTCCCTTCTAAAAGGATGTATATTTGTGTTTTTGGAGCCTTTGTTATTGGTTTATCTGTGCCCCTGCAACTGCAAAACGAGCATGAGGAAGTATTTTGCTGGCGGGGCAAGCTTCTCGAAAACCTAGGGAAATTGCTAGTGTCTGGACACTTCCATAACatgacatttacatacattttatttttattttgttcaCAACACGTTAACTTGTCCTTTTAATTCATTTCTGTTTCATATGTGTTTGCCCAGCTCCCAGCTTAATCCGTTTTAACAGTTGATTGGCTGCATTTCACGAACACATTTTCAAGAGATTATTGTTTACCATTTTGACCAAGTGTTTTTCTGAGGTGTTCCTATTTTTCAAAGCATCAGCTTGCACAACGGACAAAAGGCAAGGCGGAAATCAAAGGTGGCTCAGCCCATTTGAAAAAGTGAGTATATCAACCAAGCAGAAATGTCTACCACCTCATGGCCTGTGTGTGTCAAGTTTACAGTTTCTCCTTCACTGGTTGGATTCTGTTCTAGGCATGGCTCTGGTGAAGACTTTGACGTCTACCTGCAGAATGTGAAAGCCACGTCGGAAGCCTTCAGGAGCAGCAGTGAGTCCGCTATTTTAGCACAACTATTTTCTGTAGCCTATATATATTATAGTCCGTGCTTGGTaaaactctttaaaaaaaaaatggtgcATACAAAAATGATATTTTACTTTCTGTATCCTTGAAAGGTCATCCTCATGCATCATTATGTGACGTCTTGCTCTTTAACACCACCTGTGATTTGTTTGTGTCATCAGGGCTGTCTTCTGAGACTAATGTGATCACTCCCAACACGGAGAGCAGCTGGGACTTCAACACCAAGACCCGCTCCACCAATGATGACGGAACCTCACTGGACCTGGAGTGGGAGGACGAGGAAGGTGTGGGCTTGTCTAATTATTTTACTTATTGTCCCCTTTGGGATGTTTTGTTAGTGGGATTACATGAATTTGCACTACATTCCCTGAACTTGTACTGTGCAGTTTCATTGAAGAACGATAGTAATTGTCGAATTCAACCCTCAAAAACCACCAGTTGAACGACCATTTGGGGTTTAACTCCATGTGTCGGTGTATCACGTTGTCCTTGTCTTCAGGGATGAACCGGACGGTCACAGCGTGGGAGAGGTCTAAAACGGAGGAGGACATACTCCGAGCGGCACTCCAGCCGGGCGATAAGCAGGCGACCAGTGGTCCGGCCTCCGCTTCGGAGGACTCCAACGCCCTGGAGTGGGAGAACGACTTTGTGAGAGCGCACGCTGAGGAAAATGCTGAGGAGAACGCAGAGGATTCTGAATACGAGTGCTTTGTCAACCCCATCATGGATATGGACACCCCATCTGAGGAAACACCACCGCTAGATATTACCGCACCGGAGTCTGAGGAGAGATAGTCCCCATCGCCAGGGGTACCAGAGTCAAAGCCAAGCGTTAGTCCACCAGCCCATTGCCTCACCCAAAAGGGAAATTGATTTACCACTACTCAAGACTTCTCTGTCTGCTTGCTCTGAATGTTTGTGTCATTTACCTGGGCATGTCTGTCAAAGAGGCTCTGTACATACAGGTCAGATAAAGCTGTGCACATGCCAGATTTTCTCTGACCCATCCTTTGTGTGAAATATTTGTTCATTGGGAATGTTTGATGCTACACCTAACCTCATTAGCGGTATGCTTTCGATTGTTGCCATTGACTGGTGGGCCAATTTTTTTGATTTGACAATCTTCTTGTATGTTAATGATTGAGCCTTAGTTGGACTGACATTTTCTTGGAATCACGTCACCCAGTGCATATTTGACACAAGTGCAATTTGCATATCAAGTTGGTGTGCGTACTTGTGAGTGGGCTACAGTGTCTTCACAGTTAAAATTCACTGATAGCATATAGGAACAAATATGATCAAGGCAACAACTATCACTACTTCTATCAGTGCCTCAATCACTAGAAAATAAAACAGGCAAATAAATTGTTGAGCAGTTCGTCTAGTAGTTAGCTGACAAAGATTGTCTTTTAGCAAGTGCGTATTTTAATCAGAGTGGATCTCCAAGGATCATAGCTTGCCAGTTCCCTGGTATGAAACATGTATAAAAACTCCTGAGTGGAGTATATCATATCATGTAGCAACTTGTCTGTACAAAGTGGACATGCATTGTACTTGTATTGAAGAAATGCAAGCGCTATCATTGCTATGTTGTCTTTCCTCATTTCCAATTAACAAGTGAGTCATCATGGACACATACGACTACACTTGTTTTATTGATTTTAAACAAAACGTTGTTTGTCAGTTAAATGCAGCTCAAGGTGCGAACAGGCCCGTGCGACAAAACATTCTTATTTGTGTTGTTTTATATGTCTTGAAGGTAAGCTACCTCCAACTTTTATAATTCCTTACTCCCCTGTGTACAAATCTAAAGCCCACAGCATATGACTTttcttatctttttttttttttaatgtttaggAGCAATATGTCATAGTGAGGGACTCTATGCAGAAGTTGTGAATTGTTCATTTTACGCTGAAGACCAACTGATTACAAGAGCACATGGCTAGACCTGCATCTATTGACTAAATGGCACTGCCAATAAGTATGGCGGTACACCTTGGACTCCCAACTCTTCAATCTCGCCTTCTGTTTTAGGACAATCGTTAAGTTTTTTTTTCAAGAGAAGAATGTAACCCTGCTCTCTGGACTTGGACATGTATATGTTTTAACGCTAGTGAAATGGTTGCCGTGAAGACACTGGGCTAGGAACAATGAGGACATGAATGGTTTGGAGACTACAGTATACTCCAGGTTTAGAAGGCTTCTAGAGATGGACCAATGTGTGGTAGCTGTCATTTCTTTGTGTGCCCTAGCAAATGGGGTTTTGTTTTCCCGCACAGCAAAAGGAGTCCCTCTCACCGCACCCTTTCAATGTGGATGTGATGCTGATGTTTGCTGATGTGCCTACTTAGAAGACTAGCTTTATTGTGCGGAGCACTGCATCTCACCTTGATTTTGCAattgtgatatttgagtgacaacAGCGATTTCCCCCATAGTGCACCACTACCTGGGGAATCCAATGTTGGCACCATTTATGTTGTTTCACCACATTGAAAGTGAATTAGacttttctttaattatttgcacTGTCTATAGCTTtaccaacctagaaacacaagcCATTTGTCTTTAGCAATTAAAGTGTAATTATGATTGTGGTGAAGAATTACCACAgctgcacaattggcccaacttTTTCAGAGATCCCTCTATTTGGCTTGCATCATAACTCAATTTTGAATATATTGTCCACATAAAGTGTACAGACTGTAATGATGGGAGAGATTGTATTGCAGTTTTACCTATGCACTGTTTGACTTACTTGAAACTAGTGTGTCCAAACAATGACTGGTTTGTT encodes:
- the LOC118363568 gene encoding AP-1 complex-associated regulatory protein-like isoform X1; amino-acid sequence: MGNCWAYCSGIFRREANRIKRGGGSKYFRSSTAGEHYTIEFENLVESDEAESPQSCPRPIREDEILHLKEHRYAAISNQQTLIDEKLQAELLAQEEKLRLEEEARNAAQREAARLARVRKIKEHQLAQRTKGKAEIKGGSAHLKKHGSGEDFDVYLQNVKATSEAFRSSRLSSETNVITPNTESSWDFNTKTRSTNDDGTSLDLEWEDEEGMNRTVTAWERSKTEEDILRAALQPGDKQATSGPASASEDSNALEWENDFVRAHAEENAEENAEDSEYECFVNPIMDMDTPSEETPPLDITAPESEER
- the LOC118363568 gene encoding AP-1 complex-associated regulatory protein-like isoform X2, whose amino-acid sequence is MGNCWAYCSGIFRREANRIKRGGGSKYFRSSTAGEHYTIEFENLVESDEAESPQSCPRPIREDEILHLKEHRYAAISNQQTLIDEKLQAELLAQEEKLRLEEEARNAAQREAARLARVRKIKELAQRTKGKAEIKGGSAHLKKHGSGEDFDVYLQNVKATSEAFRSSRLSSETNVITPNTESSWDFNTKTRSTNDDGTSLDLEWEDEEGMNRTVTAWERSKTEEDILRAALQPGDKQATSGPASASEDSNALEWENDFVRAHAEENAEENAEDSEYECFVNPIMDMDTPSEETPPLDITAPESEER